In Lolium perenne isolate Kyuss_39 chromosome 5, Kyuss_2.0, whole genome shotgun sequence, the sequence GTTCTTCGTGACTACAGGAACTTCCATCGACATGCAGGTTAAACTACATTCCCATGATCTTTTTTCAAACAATATTATTACAATATCTTTATCAGGTAACATTAGTTCATGTCTCATGTGTCTAAGTGAGCAATGTGTGTAGGAGAGACCTAAATTGCAACTTCCAGacagtttttttttgaaaagatTTCCAGATAGTTGGTGTGACATGTTTTTCTTAAGTAGATTTGGAAGTAACATTTCTGCATTATTTTCTCTTCTTCAGTGGAACAACATCACAGGTCCTTATTATGCCTTGGTTTTTTTCCTGATATGTTGCAGCTTCTTATCCGGGAGTGGCCTAATGTTCTGTCGCTGTTGGCTGGCCTGATTGCAATCAAGACATTGATAACTACTGCATTAGGAACAAGAGTCGGGCTAACTCTTCAAGAAAGCATAAGGATAGGACTGCTGCTTTCTCAAGGAGGCGAGTTTGGGTTTGTGGTATTTTCATTGGCGAACAGGTCAGTTTTTTTTTGGAGTCTTCCTTTTTTGTTGTTCATGTTTTTTCAACCATCTTATTTTCGGCCTTGATTACCTTGATTGTTCTAGGCTTGGCGTCCTACCGCTTGAGCTGAATAAGCTGCTCATTATTGTTGTCGTGTTGTCTATGGCATTAACTCCGTTTCTCAATGAACTTGGAAAAAAAGCAGCAGGAATAATTGATGAGAGATCTGAAACAAAAGAAGTATGTGACTGCCATGTTTTATACTTTCACATCAAGTGTACTTGTAGCTTATTTTTGTGAACTCTTATGGAAATCTCTTACAGAAACCAGCTGAGGTGGCGAATTATGGTGCCACTGAACCTATTGTCATTCTTGGCTTTGGAGAAATGGGACAGGTGTCGTGTATCATATTTTCCTTACTTTATTGTTAAATCTGGCCAACCAAATAATTATATACCTTTATTATATTTTGCATACAGGTTCTTGCAAAGTTTTTGGCTGCACCGTTATCTTTTGGGCTCGAGCAAGATACAGAAGGATGGCCGTACGTAGCATTTGATCTAAATCCTGCTGTGGTCAAGGTTGGCATTAAGAGAATATTTTGGTATAAGAGTTCATGCGTCTTCCTTCATATGTTGAGCTAAAGCATATGTGTTCATTCCCTACCAGTCAGCTAGAAAATCAGGATTTCCAGTGCTATATGGAGATGGTTCACGCCCTGCAGTTATGCAATCAGCTGGAATATCTTCTCCTAAAGCTGTCATGGTCATGTACACCGGGAAGGAAGAGACAGTTGAGTCCGTCGACAGATTGCGGCAAGCTTTTCCTGCGGTAAAATAAGCTATACATCTTTCATGCTTGCGAGAATTCATAATCTGATTTTCAAGTTAACACCTGCTTTTCGTGCATTCCTTTAGCGATGCATGAACAACTCTGATGTTCCCCTTTCTACCAGGTTCCTGTGTATGTTAGGGCTCAAGACATATCGCATTTGTTAGATCTGAAGAAAGCAGGTGCAACAGATGTTGTTCTGGAAAATGCTGAGGTAATGTAGAAACAATATGTGTCGAAAGAGAACCTCTTTCTGTATGGATATGAAACTAAAAATTCTCATCAACTCTTTGCTCTTGTTCATCTGTTCCTGCAGACTAGCTTGCAACTGGGCTCGATGCTTATGAAAGGGTTGGGTGTCATGTCTGATGATGTATCCTTTTTGAGTAAGCTTGTGAGAGACTCGATGGAGTTACAGGCTCAGGAAGCACTCAACAATGTCAAGGAAGATACAATGGAGTCGCTTCAGGTTCATTATATACTTACTAGAAGCATGCTCTTGTTTTTTTCTTTGTACTCCATTTCACCATATGACCTAAAATACCGCTTGCAGGTCCGAGTATCGGACTTGGTTGAGACCAACGGGAACGGTACGGGAATGATTCCCCGGGAACAATCGCTAGGTCTAAGCAGACGCCCAGAGGTGCGGGTGATGAAAGCGGCTCCGGAGAGTCCCATACCTGATTTGAACGGCAATGTAGAATCTGACGATGGTGTGAAATACTGTCTCCTGGAAACCGCTGACGACGATGAGATGGTGGAGCCCCCAGCGGAAGCAAGGAGATGATGGAACATCAAGGCACAGGTTGAAACGAAAGACAGTCAAACTTCTGGTCTTCTTCTGTTGCAAGGATCAACAAGTTCCAGGTCAAAAAGGATCAACAAGTTCATATAGGTAGTAGCTCTTTGTACAGCACATCTGAAGACTGAAGGCACTGAAACTTGAAGGCGCAGTCCGTGGATACGATCACCTCATAAGCCGCTTGCGCGGGCTGAAATTTGCAGCTTGCAAATTGAATCCGCGCAAGCAAAGTTGGGTAAACAGGAAGATTGAACTCCGCAGCTGCATATATTGCGTTTAGGTTGCGACTGACAGATCGGGTAGACCTATCGGCATTCAGAATTGCGAACGCATTTTTTGCAGAGCGATCGTTGGCTCTGTGCAAGTAGAAGTCACCTGTATAGCTAGATAGATACTTGTTATCGTCTCTAGCATCGCATTTCTCTGATTCCTTCTTGTATAAAAGCGCAAAGTTTTCCTGGACAAGCACATA encodes:
- the LOC127298552 gene encoding K(+) efflux antiporter 3, chloroplastic, translating into MAVAAHAALFPARCRCGSSSSMMPTTTASVRVLQPPRRRGRSRASSLLRLGIGETAAGRWCRRRRAAFRVRAGVGVEIATAVEVINDLGFDTLTFLGVTVLVVPAFRVVKASPILGFFCAGVVLNQFGLIRNLTDVKLLSEWGILFLLFEMGLELSLSRLKALAKFAFGMGLPQVLLSTLAFAAFELPPNGAIGTKVLQFLFNSKPDLVNIRSVDEAIVIGAALSLSSSAFVLQLLAEKGELATRFGSATLGILLLQDIAVVPLLVILPVLESQNVVETSMWPMLVAESLKALGGLGILSLGGKLVIRRIFEFVAESRSSEAFVALCLLTVSGTSLLTQWLGFSDTLGAFLAGALLAETNFRTQIEADIRPFRGLLLGLFFVTTGTSIDMQLLIREWPNVLSLLAGLIAIKTLITTALGTRVGLTLQESIRIGLLLSQGGEFGFVVFSLANRLGVLPLELNKLLIIVVVLSMALTPFLNELGKKAAGIIDERSETKEKPAEVANYGATEPIVILGFGEMGQVLAKFLAAPLSFGLEQDTEGWPYVAFDLNPAVVKSARKSGFPVLYGDGSRPAVMQSAGISSPKAVMVMYTGKEETVESVDRLRQAFPAVPVYVRAQDISHLLDLKKAGATDVVLENAETSLQLGSMLMKGLGVMSDDVSFLSKLVRDSMELQAQEALNNVKEDTMESLQVRVSDLVETNGNGTGMIPREQSLGLSRRPEVRVMKAAPESPIPDLNGNVESDDGVKYCLLETADDDEMVEPPAEARR